The Lactuca sativa cultivar Salinas chromosome 2, Lsat_Salinas_v11, whole genome shotgun sequence genome includes a window with the following:
- the LOC111902603 gene encoding nucleosome assembly protein 1;2-like, producing MYACIILHNMILKDEGRVICRYNENEVLPNVKGVAVGTQEYRADRREVHNHDIHHALRADLVEHVYKNHIQPPIEFSHDDLFDESDENSDMFVESEDSDDESDVRENDEDDEVDDEDDDSE from the coding sequence atgtatgcatgtatcatattgcataatatgattctTAAAGACGAGGGAAGAGTGATATGTCGGTACAACGAAAATGAAGTTTTGCCAAATGTCAAAGGAGTAGCTGTTGGTACACAAGAGTATAGGGCAGATAGAAGAGAAGTACACAATCACGACATTCATCACGCCCTTCGTGCTGATTTGGTGGAGCACgtttataagaatcatattcagCCACCGATAGAGTTTTCtcacgatgatttgtttgacgaatCAGACGAGAATTCTGATATGTTTGTCGAGAGCGAAGATTCCGATGACGAAAGTGACGTTCGGGAGAATGATGAAGACGATGAGGTCGATGACGAGGACGATGATTCCGAGTGA